Proteins found in one Paenibacillus sp. genomic segment:
- a CDS encoding flagellar hook-basal body protein, with protein sequence MLRGLNTAAAGMIANQRRHDTVTNNIANLNTPGYKANNAVQRSFPEMLISLMGGGDGTNAVVSSVGRLNTGVFAEEAPALYLQGDLMETKDWSDFAIVSNIGVPGVAFDAAGKFVSPDGEVQFQPQAMFAVRTSSGDEKYTRNGKFTIDAAGQLVTSEGHLVLDAERRPIRFDQNVAEVKITSSGELIDGVSGGPLTDENGLPISFLIARIDNPNRLIREGNGNFRLPEGDELPGAVAPEDDVQVFQGFVERSNVDPVQTTIDLMAAQRAYETNQRVVQFYDKSLEKAVNEVGRV encoded by the coding sequence ATGCTGCGTGGATTGAATACGGCCGCTGCCGGTATGATCGCGAATCAGCGCCGGCACGATACGGTGACGAACAACATCGCCAACTTGAATACGCCGGGCTACAAAGCGAACAACGCGGTGCAGCGTTCGTTCCCGGAGATGCTCATTTCCCTGATGGGCGGCGGCGACGGCACGAACGCGGTCGTGTCGAGCGTCGGGCGGCTGAATACGGGCGTGTTCGCCGAGGAAGCGCCGGCATTGTATTTGCAGGGCGATCTGATGGAGACGAAAGATTGGTCCGACTTCGCGATCGTGTCGAACATCGGTGTCCCGGGCGTCGCCTTCGACGCCGCCGGCAAGTTCGTGTCGCCGGACGGCGAGGTGCAGTTCCAGCCCCAAGCGATGTTCGCGGTGCGGACAAGCTCCGGGGATGAGAAGTACACGCGGAACGGCAAATTTACGATCGACGCCGCCGGCCAGCTGGTGACGTCCGAAGGGCATCTCGTGCTCGACGCCGAGCGCCGGCCGATTCGGTTCGACCAGAACGTCGCCGAGGTGAAGATCACCTCGTCCGGCGAGCTGATCGACGGGGTGTCGGGCGGCCCGCTGACGGACGAGAACGGGCTGCCGATTTCGTTCCTGATCGCCCGGATCGACAACCCGAACCGCCTGATTCGCGAAGGGAACGGCAACTTCCGGCTTCCGGAAGGGGACGAGCTCCCCGGGGCGGTCGCGCCGGAGGACGACGTGCAGGTGTTCCAAGGCTTCGTGGAGCGGTCCAACGTCGACCCGGTCCAAACGACGATCGATTTGATGGCGGCGCAGCGGGCGTACGAGACGAACCAACGCGTCGTGCAGTTTTACGATAAGAGCCTGGAGAAGGCCGTGAACGAGGTAGGACGCGTATGA
- the fabZ gene encoding 3-hydroxyacyl-ACP dehydratase FabZ codes for MLDARQIQEIIPHRPPFLLVDRILEVEAGTRAVGLKNVSMNEPYFVGHFPQFPVMPGVLIIEALAQVGTVALLSVEENKDKIGFFAGIDNARFRGMVVPGDTLRLEVQITRWKGSIGKGTGVATVDGKTVAEAELMFSLQKV; via the coding sequence ATGCTCGACGCCAGACAAATTCAAGAGATCATCCCGCATCGCCCGCCGTTTTTATTGGTGGACCGCATTTTGGAGGTCGAAGCGGGGACCCGCGCCGTCGGCCTCAAGAACGTTTCGATGAACGAGCCGTATTTCGTCGGCCACTTCCCGCAGTTTCCGGTCATGCCCGGCGTACTGATCATCGAGGCGTTGGCGCAGGTCGGCACGGTGGCGCTGCTCAGCGTCGAAGAGAACAAGGACAAAATCGGCTTCTTCGCGGGTATCGATAACGCGAGATTTCGCGGCATGGTCGTTCCGGGCGATACGCTGCGCCTCGAAGTGCAAATCACGCGGTGGAAGGGCTCCATCGGCAAAGGAACGGGCGTCGCTACCGTCGACGGAAAGACGGTCGCCGAGGCCGAGCTGATGTTCTCGCTGCAAAAGGTATGA
- a CDS encoding S8 family serine peptidase, whose protein sequence is MKRLKRIKTWIPALVAVWAAAFIGAASLQAAAAPPNDPHYDKQSYLNQIGVPAAWERIASTGKTLKPVTVAVIDTGIDLNHPDLKGRLIEGVNILQPKRPPQDDNGHGTAVAGVIAAVAGNGEGIAGIASNARIMPIKAIDAKGVGEEEHLGQGIEYAVNHGADIIVLSLGLHLYSPYLSEIVDYAESKGVLLVAATGNEGKTVRYPAAYPSVVAVGGASLTNEHKALSNFGPEVDLIAPWYVYTTGLNGKYVKKEGTSMAAPQTAAVAALLLGLDPSLTPGDIREYLRQSAQPLGPGWNARTGYGLLRADAAVALTPKADAFEPNDRKEQAKPVSTVGLVRGELTNGSDEDWFAFDPPYPGEIGVKLRGASVNAELLLDQGTGSRIRYDLSNGAAVRLPAPDGERLLAALRLKPGAAGPVRYEMETSFHIYTDPYEPNDKAYQAFRLPAKASNIIEGTFSKIDDQDWFALPVDAPGTVSLRLESDTLRIEPELYFIRDGDSAGHMFDEVGEGKPLYSGNIDVKPGLYYIRVRNIKAVYPLPVAGKYKLTIDFERKLPDVFEPNNRSYQATTMAADKVYNGVFDSAKDEDWFQIRISRRSLVTVDLTGIPLDRYMYYTLYNSNTQQKYGKTSPFGTTTMRMRHELEPGVYYIRLMTDAAFQDKQYGIMFQRAPLVAGFVDMDRHWAAEAVEKLVAKGIVTGFGDYRFRPSGTLTRAEAAAMLARAYGWKASEGAQAFPDVPSTHWASDAVQAAAGQGVVHGYPDGTFRPNDPVTRAEMTVMAALAAGKTAAPAKDVFADVARSHWAAPYIAAFAAEGRLQGFKDGTFRPSEIASRAEFATLLARLMN, encoded by the coding sequence ATGAAACGACTGAAACGGATAAAAACGTGGATCCCGGCGTTGGTCGCCGTATGGGCCGCCGCCTTCATCGGGGCTGCTTCCCTTCAGGCGGCCGCCGCTCCGCCTAACGATCCGCATTATGATAAACAGAGCTACTTGAACCAGATCGGCGTGCCGGCGGCGTGGGAGAGAATCGCTTCCACGGGCAAGACGCTGAAGCCGGTGACCGTGGCGGTGATCGACACCGGCATCGATTTGAACCATCCCGATTTGAAAGGGAGGCTTATCGAAGGGGTCAATATTTTGCAGCCGAAGCGGCCGCCGCAGGACGACAACGGCCACGGCACCGCCGTCGCCGGCGTCATCGCGGCCGTCGCGGGGAACGGCGAAGGCATCGCCGGCATCGCGTCCAACGCGCGCATCATGCCGATCAAAGCGATCGACGCCAAAGGCGTCGGCGAGGAAGAGCATTTGGGGCAGGGCATCGAATACGCCGTCAATCATGGAGCGGATATCATCGTCTTGTCGCTCGGACTTCATTTGTATTCGCCGTACTTATCCGAAATCGTCGATTACGCGGAAAGCAAAGGCGTGCTTCTCGTGGCGGCGACCGGGAACGAAGGGAAGACCGTCCGATATCCGGCGGCGTACCCGTCCGTCGTCGCCGTGGGCGGCGCATCGCTTACGAACGAACACAAGGCGCTGTCCAATTTCGGTCCGGAGGTCGATCTGATCGCGCCGTGGTACGTGTACACGACCGGATTGAACGGCAAATACGTCAAAAAAGAGGGCACCTCGATGGCCGCGCCGCAAACGGCCGCCGTCGCCGCGCTGCTTCTTGGCCTCGATCCGAGCTTGACGCCGGGCGATATTCGGGAGTACCTGCGGCAGTCGGCGCAGCCGCTCGGCCCCGGTTGGAACGCGCGTACCGGCTATGGGCTGCTGCGGGCGGACGCGGCGGTCGCGCTGACGCCGAAGGCGGACGCCTTCGAGCCGAACGACCGCAAGGAGCAGGCGAAACCGGTGTCTACCGTCGGGCTCGTTAGGGGGGAATTGACGAACGGATCGGACGAAGATTGGTTCGCGTTCGATCCGCCGTATCCGGGCGAAATCGGCGTGAAGCTTCGCGGCGCTTCCGTGAACGCGGAACTGCTGCTGGATCAAGGCACCGGCAGCCGGATTCGGTACGATCTGTCGAACGGGGCGGCCGTAAGGCTGCCGGCTCCGGACGGGGAGCGGCTGCTCGCGGCGCTGCGGTTGAAACCGGGCGCGGCGGGGCCGGTTCGCTATGAGATGGAAACGTCCTTCCATATTTACACGGACCCGTACGAGCCGAACGACAAGGCATACCAGGCGTTCCGGCTGCCGGCGAAAGCATCCAATATCATCGAAGGCACGTTCAGCAAAATCGACGACCAAGACTGGTTCGCGCTGCCCGTCGACGCGCCGGGCACCGTGTCGCTGCGGTTGGAATCCGACACGCTGCGGATCGAACCGGAGCTGTACTTCATCCGCGACGGCGATTCGGCGGGCCATATGTTCGACGAGGTCGGGGAAGGGAAGCCGCTATATTCCGGCAATATAGACGTGAAACCGGGTTTGTACTACATCCGCGTGAGAAACATTAAAGCGGTGTACCCGCTGCCGGTGGCGGGCAAGTATAAGCTGACGATCGATTTCGAACGGAAGCTGCCGGACGTATTCGAGCCCAACAACCGTTCGTATCAAGCGACGACGATGGCGGCCGATAAGGTGTATAACGGCGTATTCGACTCGGCCAAAGACGAGGATTGGTTTCAAATCCGCATCAGTCGAAGAAGCTTGGTGACGGTCGACCTGACGGGCATTCCGTTGGATCGGTACATGTATTACACGCTCTATAATTCTAATACGCAGCAGAAATATGGGAAAACGAGCCCGTTCGGCACGACGACGATGCGCATGCGGCATGAATTGGAGCCCGGCGTCTATTACATTCGGTTGATGACGGATGCGGCGTTCCAAGATAAGCAGTACGGCATCATGTTCCAGCGCGCGCCGCTGGTGGCCGGCTTCGTCGATATGGATCGGCACTGGGCCGCCGAAGCCGTGGAAAAATTGGTCGCGAAGGGCATCGTCACCGGCTTTGGGGATTATCGGTTCCGGCCGAGCGGGACGTTGACGCGAGCCGAAGCGGCTGCCATGCTGGCGCGGGCGTACGGTTGGAAGGCGTCCGAAGGCGCCCAGGCGTTCCCGGACGTGCCGAGCACGCACTGGGCGAGCGACGCGGTGCAGGCGGCCGCGGGGCAAGGCGTCGTGCACGGGTATCCGGATGGAACGTTCCGTCCGAACGATCCGGTAACCCGCGCCGAGATGACCGTCATGGCGGCGCTTGCCGCGGGCAAGACGGCGGCGCCGGCGAAAGACGTCTTCGCCGACGTGGCTCGCAGCCATTGGGCGGCGCCGTATATTGCCGCATTCGCGGCGGAGGGACGACTGCAAGGCTTTAAAGACGGCACATTCCGTCCGAGCGAAATCGCGAGCCGCGCGGAGTTCGCCACGCTGCTCGCCAGACTCATGAACTGA
- a CDS encoding DNA-directed RNA polymerase subunit beta has translation MTNGKQSKPKRKPLPKGARIALRLVRLSIFPVLLIIGAYIGLRIGYVEFGGGNPADVLKWETWKHMIDLVFAER, from the coding sequence ATGACGAACGGAAAGCAGTCGAAGCCGAAGCGAAAGCCGCTGCCGAAAGGCGCGCGGATCGCGCTCCGGCTCGTCAGACTCTCAATATTTCCCGTATTGCTGATTATCGGGGCATACATCGGGCTGCGGATCGGGTATGTAGAGTTCGGAGGCGGCAATCCGGCGGACGTGCTGAAATGGGAAACCTGGAAGCATATGATCGATCTCGTATTCGCAGAGCGCTAA
- the spoIIID gene encoding sporulation transcriptional regulator SpoIIID: MHDYIKERTIKIGRSIVETKNTVRTIAKEFGVSKSTVHKDLTERLPEINPELANQVKTILEYHKSIRHLRGGEATKIKYKKTKQKPAPALTGRS; encoded by the coding sequence GTGCACGATTACATTAAGGAGCGAACGATCAAAATCGGGCGCAGCATTGTCGAAACGAAAAACACGGTTCGTACGATCGCGAAAGAATTCGGCGTGTCGAAAAGCACGGTGCACAAGGATCTCACCGAACGTCTGCCGGAAATCAATCCGGAGCTGGCCAACCAGGTGAAGACGATCTTGGAGTATCACAAATCCATCCGCCACCTGCGCGGAGGAGAAGCCACGAAGATCAAATATAAGAAGACGAAGCAGAAGCCGGCTCCCGCTCTGACCGGACGTTCTTAA
- the murA gene encoding UDP-N-acetylglucosamine 1-carboxyvinyltransferase, with protein MSKILIRGGNRLHGKVKVSGAKNAVLPIIAASILAAEGECRIHDAPPLDDVITISQVLHALGVNIRYKDETIYITASQLTKSEAPYELVRKMRASFLVMGPLLARTGYARIALPGGCAIGTRPIDQHLKGFEAMGAEIDLGQGYIEARTNGKRLQGAKIYLDVASVGATENIMMAAALAEGVTTIENAAKEPEIVDLANFLNAMGAKVRGAGTGMIRIEGVDALHGVTHTVIPDRVEAGTYMIAAAITRGDVYVEGAIADHLTPVISKLQEMGVVVEEDENGIRVRSGGALKSVDIKTLPYPGFPTDMQAQMMALLLVSDGTSIITETVFENRFMHVAEFKSMNAQIKVDGRTAVIKGNAALKGAKVCATDLRAGAALILAALAADGETELTGLHHLDRGYVDITGKLRRLGADIERVEAAAAIVEEEKGVPFFSPQISPSLA; from the coding sequence ATGAGCAAAATTTTGATCCGCGGGGGCAACCGTCTTCACGGCAAAGTGAAAGTGAGCGGTGCGAAGAACGCCGTATTGCCGATCATCGCTGCCTCGATTTTGGCCGCCGAGGGCGAGTGCCGCATTCATGATGCGCCGCCTTTGGACGATGTCATTACAATTAGTCAAGTGCTGCACGCTCTTGGGGTAAACATTCGTTACAAAGACGAGACGATTTACATAACCGCATCGCAGCTGACAAAGAGCGAAGCCCCTTACGAGCTTGTGCGCAAAATGAGAGCTTCCTTCTTGGTCATGGGTCCGTTGCTCGCCCGCACGGGGTATGCGCGCATTGCGCTTCCCGGCGGCTGCGCGATCGGTACGAGACCCATCGACCAGCATCTGAAAGGATTCGAAGCGATGGGCGCCGAGATCGACCTCGGCCAAGGGTATATCGAAGCGCGGACGAATGGAAAACGGCTTCAGGGCGCGAAAATTTACCTGGACGTCGCCAGCGTCGGCGCTACGGAAAACATCATGATGGCCGCGGCGCTCGCCGAGGGCGTCACGACGATCGAGAACGCCGCGAAGGAGCCCGAAATCGTCGACTTGGCGAATTTCTTGAACGCGATGGGCGCGAAAGTGCGCGGAGCGGGCACCGGGATGATTCGAATCGAAGGCGTCGACGCGCTTCACGGCGTGACGCACACCGTCATTCCCGACCGCGTCGAGGCTGGAACGTACATGATCGCGGCGGCGATTACGCGCGGCGACGTCTATGTCGAAGGCGCGATCGCCGACCATTTGACGCCGGTGATTTCGAAGCTGCAGGAGATGGGCGTCGTCGTCGAGGAAGACGAGAACGGCATCCGCGTTCGTTCCGGCGGCGCGTTGAAATCGGTCGATATTAAAACGTTGCCGTATCCCGGGTTTCCGACCGATATGCAGGCGCAAATGATGGCGCTGCTGCTCGTGTCGGACGGCACCAGCATCATTACGGAAACCGTATTCGAAAACCGGTTCATGCACGTCGCCGAGTTCAAGAGCATGAACGCGCAGATCAAGGTCGACGGCCGCACCGCGGTTATCAAAGGCAACGCCGCCCTGAAAGGGGCGAAGGTGTGCGCGACGGATCTTCGCGCGGGCGCGGCGCTGATCTTGGCGGCGCTGGCGGCGGATGGCGAGACGGAGCTGACCGGGCTTCATCACCTGGACCGCGGCTACGTCGACATTACCGGCAAGCTGCGTCGTCTCGGCGCAGACATCGAGCGAGTCGAAGCGGCCGCGGCGATCGTGGAAGAGGAGAAGGGCGTACCGTTCTTCTCGCCGCAAATATCGCCGTCTCTGGCGTAA
- a CDS encoding rod shape-determining protein produces the protein MFGKDIGIDLGTANVLIHVKGRGVVLDEPSVVAIESETKRVLAVGEEARRMVGRTPGNIVAVRPLKDGVIADFEITEMMLKHFISRVGGKRWYSHPRILICAPTNITSVEKKAIQEAAERSGAKEVFLEEEPKAAAVGAGMDIFQPSGNMVVDIGGGTTDVAVLSMGDIVTASSIKVAGDKFDAAIMKYIKDKYKLLIGERTSEDIKVKIGSVHPLGRQEEIDIRGRDMVSGLPLTITIRSQEVREALWEPVASIVASAKTVLERTPPELSADIIDRGVILTGGGALLHGLDQLMMDELKVPVLIAEDPMHCVVKGTGVMLDNLDKVSRKRQ, from the coding sequence ATGTTTGGCAAAGATATCGGTATTGATTTGGGGACGGCCAACGTTCTCATTCACGTCAAAGGGCGCGGGGTCGTCCTTGACGAACCTTCCGTCGTCGCGATCGAAAGCGAGACGAAACGCGTGCTTGCCGTAGGCGAGGAAGCGAGACGCATGGTCGGCCGTACCCCGGGCAATATCGTCGCGGTGCGTCCGTTGAAAGACGGAGTGATCGCGGATTTCGAAATCACGGAGATGATGTTGAAGCATTTCATTAGCCGGGTGGGCGGCAAACGCTGGTACAGCCACCCCCGGATCTTGATTTGCGCCCCTACCAACATCACCTCCGTCGAAAAAAAGGCCATTCAAGAAGCTGCTGAACGCAGCGGGGCAAAAGAGGTGTTCCTGGAAGAGGAACCGAAAGCGGCGGCGGTCGGCGCGGGCATGGATATTTTCCAACCCAGCGGCAACATGGTGGTCGATATCGGCGGAGGCACGACGGACGTAGCCGTCTTGTCGATGGGCGATATCGTAACCGCCTCTTCTATTAAGGTTGCAGGGGACAAGTTCGATGCGGCCATAATGAAATATATTAAAGATAAATACAAGCTGTTGATCGGCGAGCGGACCAGCGAGGACATCAAGGTGAAAATCGGTTCGGTCCATCCGCTGGGACGCCAAGAGGAGATCGATATCCGCGGCCGCGATATGGTCAGCGGGCTGCCGCTCACGATTACGATCCGTTCCCAAGAGGTGCGGGAAGCGCTGTGGGAGCCGGTCGCGTCGATCGTCGCATCGGCCAAGACGGTGCTGGAGCGGACGCCGCCGGAATTGTCCGCGGACATTATCGATCGGGGCGTCATTTTGACCGGAGGCGGCGCGTTGCTGCACGGGCTCGATCAATTGATGATGGACGAGCTCAAGGTACCGGTGCTGATCGCGGAAGACCCGATGCATTGCGTCGTCAAAGGAACGGGCGTCATGCTCGACAATTTGGACAAGGTGTCGCGCAAACGCCAATAA
- a CDS encoding flagellar hook-basal body protein — MNRSMISAFVSMQSIQQKLDVISHNIANVNTTGYKRREASFQDILTNVYQQPPGFAQAGRLTPLGFPQGWGAKIGQVEMNLAQAALISTGEPLDLGIEGNGLFEIERTSVDADGNPEIAWTRDGSFQLSYDPAVPDMMLLTTKQGERVRGIDDGPIMVPPNYSIRIDEQGFVYGTNQANPEAEPEAFGQLKVLRTLRPQVLINHGQNQFVLPPDAAVDGILEVLDLATNNANESTKVAVRQGFLEQSNVDLTDEMTELMTVQRAYQLNARAITSSDTMMSLTNNLRA, encoded by the coding sequence ATGAACCGTTCCATGATTAGTGCGTTCGTATCGATGCAGTCGATTCAGCAAAAACTGGATGTAATCTCCCACAACATCGCGAATGTCAACACGACCGGGTACAAGCGCCGCGAGGCGTCGTTCCAGGACATTTTGACGAACGTGTATCAGCAGCCGCCCGGCTTCGCTCAGGCGGGCCGCTTGACGCCGCTCGGCTTCCCGCAAGGCTGGGGCGCGAAAATCGGCCAAGTCGAAATGAACCTCGCCCAGGCGGCGCTCATCTCGACGGGCGAGCCGCTCGATCTCGGCATCGAGGGCAACGGCTTGTTCGAAATCGAGCGGACGAGCGTCGACGCGGACGGCAATCCGGAGATCGCGTGGACCCGGGACGGTTCGTTCCAATTGAGCTACGACCCGGCGGTTCCGGACATGATGTTGCTTACGACGAAACAAGGGGAGCGGGTGCGGGGCATCGACGACGGCCCGATTATGGTGCCGCCGAATTACTCGATCCGGATCGACGAGCAGGGCTTCGTGTACGGGACGAATCAAGCGAACCCGGAAGCGGAGCCGGAAGCGTTCGGTCAGCTGAAGGTGCTCCGCACGCTTCGGCCGCAAGTGCTGATCAATCACGGCCAGAATCAGTTCGTGCTGCCTCCGGACGCGGCGGTGGACGGAATTTTAGAAGTGCTGGACCTTGCGACGAACAACGCGAACGAATCGACGAAGGTGGCCGTTCGCCAAGGCTTTCTCGAGCAGTCCAACGTCGATTTGACGGACGAAATGACAGAGCTCATGACCGTGCAGCGGGCGTACCAACTGAATGCTAGGGCGATTACGTCCAGCGATACGATGATGAGCTTAACGAATAACTTGCGCGCATAG
- a CDS encoding DUF1146 family protein encodes MAETLAKAAISLGSIYISWWALQALRFDRFVAVPGSRQAKLLHVLLAVIVGRQFSAFLFDYIGWTLR; translated from the coding sequence GTGGCGGAAACATTGGCCAAAGCGGCGATTTCGCTGGGAAGCATTTATATCAGTTGGTGGGCGCTGCAGGCGCTCCGGTTCGACCGGTTCGTCGCGGTGCCGGGCAGTCGGCAGGCGAAGCTGCTGCACGTGCTGCTCGCCGTGATCGTCGGCCGTCAGTTTTCCGCGTTTCTCTTCGATTATATCGGTTGGACGCTGCGATGA
- the spoIID gene encoding stage II sporulation protein D: MRISGSRMRRKRRTALWGAAGVAALVSAMLVIPGILVNRFEAWEPAVIAPLQPKEQIVEDEASASIVVPVFVTGRKEVVKVPLEQYVRGVLAAEMPADFELEALKAQAIAARTYLARRLAAGGADDMPPEAQGAIVTDTVAHQAYITEEALRAKWGWFAYARNLDKLTQAVNETAGLILTYDGEPIQAAFFSTSNGYTENSESYWQAMLPYLRSVESPWDAMYAPNYERKVTVPYQELYKKLGLKGSAAAPKMTLLESSESGRVLSVRIAGRTFTGREVREKLGLASTDFKWTVRDGLVEFRTEGYGHGVGMSQWGANGMAKQGKTAEEILLHYYTGVKIEPLDDDLAKRASRL; encoded by the coding sequence ATGCGTATATCCGGAAGCCGTATGCGGCGGAAGCGGCGAACCGCGCTGTGGGGCGCCGCGGGCGTCGCGGCCTTGGTTTCGGCCATGCTTGTGATTCCAGGCATTCTAGTAAATCGCTTCGAAGCGTGGGAGCCGGCCGTCATCGCGCCGCTGCAGCCGAAGGAACAGATCGTAGAGGACGAGGCGAGCGCGTCCATCGTCGTCCCGGTGTTCGTCACGGGGCGGAAGGAAGTGGTGAAGGTACCGCTGGAGCAATATGTTCGGGGCGTGCTTGCGGCCGAAATGCCGGCGGATTTCGAGCTCGAAGCGCTCAAAGCGCAGGCGATCGCCGCGCGGACGTATTTGGCGCGCCGGCTGGCGGCCGGAGGGGCGGACGATATGCCGCCGGAGGCGCAAGGGGCGATCGTCACCGATACGGTAGCGCATCAAGCGTATATTACGGAAGAGGCGCTCCGGGCAAAGTGGGGTTGGTTCGCCTATGCGCGGAACTTAGACAAGCTGACGCAGGCGGTGAACGAAACCGCAGGGCTTATCTTAACGTACGATGGCGAACCGATCCAAGCGGCTTTCTTTTCGACGAGCAACGGGTATACCGAAAACTCGGAATCGTACTGGCAGGCGATGTTGCCGTATTTGCGCAGCGTCGAATCGCCGTGGGACGCTATGTATGCCCCGAATTACGAACGGAAAGTGACGGTTCCTTACCAGGAGCTGTACAAGAAGCTAGGGCTCAAAGGATCCGCCGCGGCGCCGAAGATGACGCTCCTCGAGTCGTCGGAGAGCGGGCGCGTATTGTCGGTTCGAATCGCCGGCCGAACGTTCACCGGCAGGGAGGTGCGCGAGAAGCTCGGACTCGCCTCGACCGATTTCAAGTGGACGGTGCGGGACGGGCTCGTAGAATTCCGGACCGAGGGCTACGGGCACGGCGTCGGCATGAGCCAATGGGGAGCGAACGGAATGGCCAAACAAGGGAAAACCGCGGAGGAGATTTTGCTTCATTATTATACGGGCGTGAAGATCGAACCGCTGGACGACGATCTAGCAAAACGGGCGAGCCGTCTCTAA
- a CDS encoding M23 family metallopeptidase — protein sequence MKDENKIQPLQGEQNPSSRPVEGPRAQASFWKRLLGKKWVFPATYLAAAAIILTLMWVYQDQNSTAVNEDQMNLDVTGDVSGETQGPDAVAVTAEAETLGWPVQDHGSLEVILGFFDVNNTNEDNQAAMVEYGDTFTPHYGIDLASPNNEAFDVLAAMSGTVTRVEQVPIVGHLIEIKHENGLSTVYSSVDQVQVAQGDQVAKGELIAKSGRNELEKDLGNHVHFEVWENGKPVNPEDYIEQ from the coding sequence ATGAAGGATGAAAACAAGATTCAACCTTTGCAGGGGGAGCAAAACCCATCTTCCCGTCCTGTCGAAGGGCCAAGAGCGCAGGCTTCGTTCTGGAAGCGACTGCTCGGTAAAAAGTGGGTGTTCCCGGCTACCTATCTGGCGGCTGCGGCAATCATCCTAACGCTGATGTGGGTGTATCAGGATCAAAACTCGACCGCGGTGAACGAGGATCAGATGAATCTCGACGTCACCGGCGACGTGTCCGGCGAAACGCAAGGCCCGGACGCGGTAGCGGTTACGGCGGAAGCGGAGACGCTCGGCTGGCCGGTGCAAGATCACGGCAGTTTGGAAGTCATCCTTGGGTTCTTCGACGTGAACAACACGAACGAAGATAACCAAGCGGCGATGGTCGAATACGGCGATACGTTCACGCCGCACTACGGCATCGACCTTGCGAGCCCGAACAACGAAGCGTTCGACGTGCTCGCGGCGATGAGCGGCACGGTCACTCGTGTCGAGCAAGTGCCGATCGTCGGTCATCTAATCGAGATCAAGCACGAGAACGGCCTCAGCACGGTGTACTCCAGCGTCGATCAAGTGCAGGTCGCGCAAGGGGACCAAGTGGCCAAGGGCGAGTTGATCGCGAAGTCCGGACGCAACGAGCTCGAGAAGGATCTCGGCAACCACGTCCACTTCGAAGTGTGGGAGAACGGCAAGCCCGTCAACCCGGAAGATTACATCGAGCAATAA